The Bos indicus x Bos taurus breed Angus x Brahman F1 hybrid chromosome 3, Bos_hybrid_MaternalHap_v2.0, whole genome shotgun sequence genome includes a window with the following:
- the POGZ gene encoding pogo transposable element with ZNF domain isoform X2 has translation MADTDLFMECEEEELEPWQKISDVIEDSVVEDYNSVDKTTTVSVSQQPVSAPVPIAAHASVAGHLSTSTTVSSSGAQNSDSTKKTLVTLIANNNAGNSLVQQGGQPLILTQNPAPGLGTMVTQPVLRPVQVMQNANHVTSSPVASQPIFITTQGFPVRNVRPVQNAMNQVGIVLNVQQGQTVRPITLVPAPGTQFVKPTVGVPQVFSQMTPVRPGSTMPVRPTTNTFTTVIPATLTIRSTVPQSQSQSTKSTPSTSTTPTATQPTSLGHLAVQPPGQSSQTQNPKLVSIASFVTVKRPGVTGENSNEVAKLVNTLNTIPSLGQSPGPVVVSNNSSAHGSQRTSGPESSMKVTSPIPVFDLQDGGRKICPQCNAHFRVTEALRGHMCYCCPEMVEYQKKGKSLDSEPSVPSAAKPPSPEKTAPVASTPSSTPIPALSPPTKVPEPNENVGDAVQTKLIMLVDDFYYGRDGGTVAQLTNFPKVATSFRCPHCTKRLKNNIRFMNHMKHHVELDQQNGEVDGHTICQHCYRQFSTPFQLQCHLENVHSPYESTTKCKICEWAFESEPLFLQHMKDTHKPGEMPYVCQVCQYRSSLYSEVDVHFRMIHEDTRHLLCPYCLKVFKNGSAFQQHYMRHQKRNVYHCNKCRLQFLFAKDKIEHKLQHHKTFRKPKQLEGLKPGTKVTIRASRGQPRTAPVPSSDGPPGSLQEAAPLASSADPLPVFLYPPVQRNVQKRAVRKMSVMGRQTCLECSFEIPDFPNHFPTYVHCSLCRYSTCCSRAYANHMINNHVPRKSPKYLALFKNSVSGSKLACTSCTFVTSVGDAMAKHLVFNPSHRSSSILPRGLTWISHSRHGQTRDRAHDRNLKNLYPPPSFSSNKAATVKSAGVTPAEPEELPAPVAQALPSPASTATPPPTPTHLQTLALPPLAAEEAECLNVDDQDEGSPVTQEPEPASGGGSSSGIGKKEQLSVKKLRVVLFALCCNTEQAAEHFRNPQRRIRRWLRRFQASQGESLEGKYLSLEAEEKLAEWVLTQREQQLPVNEETLFQKATKIGRSLEGGFKISYEWAVRFMLRHHLTPHARRAVAHTLPKDVAENAGLFIEFVQRQIHNQDLSLSMIVAIDEVSLFLDTEVLSSEDRKENALQTVGTGEPWCDVVLAILADGTVLPTLVFYRGQVDQPANVPDSILLEAKESGYSDDEIMELWSTRVWQKHTACQRSKGMLVMDCHRTHLSEEVLAMLSASSTLPAVIPAGCSSKIQPLDVCIKRTVKNFLHKKWKEQAREMADTACDSDVLLQLVLVWLAEVLGVIGDCPELVQRSFLVASVLPGPDGNMNSPTRNADMQEELIASLEEQLKLSGEQSEEPSASTPRPRSSPEETIEPESLHQLFEGESETESFYGFEEADLDLMEI, from the exons CTGGCAATTCTTTGGTGCAACAAGGTGGACAGCCACTCATCCTAACCCAGAATCCAGCCCCAGGTCTCGGTACAATGGTTACTCAACCAGTATTGAGGCCTGTGCAGGTCATGCAGAATGCCAACCATGTGACTAGTTCGCCGGTAGCCTCACAGCCAATATTTATCACTACACAG GGATTTCCTGTAAGAAATGTCCGGCCTGTACAAAATGCAATGAATCAGGTTGGGATTGTGTTGAACGTACAGCAAGGCCAAACGGTTAGACCAATTACACTAGTCCCAG CCCCAGGTACCCAGTTTGTTAAGCCGACAGTTGGCGTCCCACAAGTGTTCTCTCAGATGACCCCTGTGAGGCCAGGCTCCACGATGCCTGTGCGGCCCACCACCAACACCTTCACCACCGTCATCCCAGCCACTCTCACCATTCGAAGCACCGTCCCACAGTCCCAGTCCCAGTCGACCAAGTCCACTCCCAGCACTTCCACCACACCCACTGCCACACAGCCGACCTCACTGGGGCACCTTGCTGTCCAGCCCCCAGGCCAATCCAGCCAGACTCAGAACCCCAAACTAG TGAGCATTGCCAGCTTTGTCACTGTGAAGCGACCTGGTGTTACAGGTGAAAATAGCAATGAAGTGGCCAAACTGGTGAATACCCTTAACACCATCCCTTCCCTGGGCCAGAGTCCTGGGCCAGTGGTGGTATCCAACAACAGCTCCGCACATGGCTCTCAAAGAACCAGCGGGCCTGAGTCTTCAATGAAAG TGACCTCGCCCATCCCAGTGTTTGATCTCCAGGATGGTGGACGGAAGATATGTCCACAGTGTAATGCTCACTTCCGTGTTACTGAAGCTCTGAGAGGTCACATGTGT tactgttgcccagaaatgGTTGAAtaccagaagaaaggaaaatctctGGATTCAGAACCCAGTGTCCCATCAGCAGCAAAGCCCCCATCCCCTGAGAAAACAGCTCCTGTTGCTTCCACTCCCTCTTCTACACCTATTCCTGCTCTGTCACCACCTACCAAAGTACCAGAGCCAAATGAGAATGTGGGTGATGCTGTCCAGACCAAGCTCATTATGCTAGTAGATGACTTCTACTATGGACGGGATGGTGGCACAGTAGCCCAGCTCACAAACTTCCCTAAGGTCGCCACATCTTTCCGATGCCCACATTGTACCAAAAGGCTAAAAAACAACATTCG ATTTATGAACCATATGAAACATCATGTAGAGCTTGATCAGCAGAATGGTGAGGTGGATGGTCATACTATCTGCCAGCACTGCTATCGTCAGTTTTCCACTCCCTTCCAGCTCCAGTGCCACTTGGAAAATGTTCATAGTCCCTATGAATCAACTA CCAAGTGCAAGATCTGTGAGTGGGCATTTGAGAGTGAGCCCCTGTTTCTCCAGCATATGAAGGATACTCACAAGCCTGGAGAGATGCCTTATGTTTGCCAG GTGTGTCAGTACCGCTCCTCACTCTACTCTGAGGTAGACGTCCACTTCCGGATGATCCATGAGGATACTCGGCACCTGCTCTGCCCTTATTGCTTGAAGGTCTTCAAAAATGGCAGTGCGTTCCAACAGCATTACATGAGGCACCAG aagAGGAATGTTTATCACTGCAACAAATGCCGGCTGCAGTTTCTCTTTGCCAAGGACAAAATTGAACACAAGCTGCAGCACCATAAAACCTTCCGTAAACCCAAGCAGCTGGAAGGTTTGAAACCAGGCACCAAG GTGACAATCCGGGCTTCCCGAGGGCAGCCACGAACTGCTCCTGTACCCTCCAGTGATGGACCTCCTGGCAGCTTGCAGGAAGCAGCACCACTGGCCTCCTCAGCAGACCCTCTGCCCGTCTTCCTTTACCCCCCTGTGCAGCGCAACGTCCAGAAGAGAGCTGTTAGGAAAAT GAGTGTCATGGGCCGGCAGACGTGTCTGGAGTGCAGCTTTGAGATCCCAGACTTCCCCAATCATTTCCCTACTTACGTTCATTGCTCTCTGTGTCGCTATAGTACCTGCTGTTCTCGAGCTTACGCCAACCATATGATCAA CAATCATGTTCCACGGAAGAGCCCCAAGTATTTGGCTTTGTTTAAAAATTCTGTGAG TGGAAGCAAGCTGGCCTGCACTTCATGTACCTTTGTTACCTCTGTGGGAGATGCCATGGCTAAGCATTTGGTATTCAACCCTTCTCATAGATCCAGTAGCATCCTGCCACGGG GACTCACTTGGATATCTCACTCAAG GCATGGCCAGACTCGTGACCGAGCGCACGACCGGAACTTGAAAAACTTgtaccctcctccttccttctcctctaaTAAAGCTGCCACTGTGAAGTCTGCTGGAGTCACCCCAGCTGAGCCTGAAGAGCTGCCAGCTCCCGTGGCCCAGGCACTCCCGTCACCGGCCTCAACTGcaaccccaccacccacccccacgcATCTCCAGACTTTAGCCCTTCCACCCTTGGCTGCAGAGGAGGCCGAATGTCTGAATGTTGATGACCAGGATGAAGGGAGCCCAGTCACCCAGGAGCCTGAGCCAGCATCAGGGGGTGGTAGTAGCAGTGGGATTGGCAAGAAAGAGCAGCTTTCTGTGAAGAAGCTTCGAGTGGTCCTGTTTGCCCTATGCTGCAACACAGAACAGGCAGCTGAACACTTCCGAAACCCCCAGCGACGCATCCGGCGTTGGCTTCGGCGCTTCCAGGCCTCTCAGGGGGAGAGTCTAGAGGGCAAGTATCTGAGCTTAGAGGCAGAAGAGAAACTGGCTGAGTGGGTGCTGACCCAGCGAGAGCAACAGCTACCTGTAAATGAGGAGACCTTGTTCCAGAAAGCCACCAAAATAGGACGTTCCTTGGAGGGGGGATTTAAGATCTCATACGAGTGGGCTGTGCGTTTCATGCTACGGCACCACCTGACTCCCCACGCACGGCGCGCTGTGGCCCACACTCTACCTAAGGATGTGGCAGAGAATGCAGGACTCTTCATTGAATTTGTACAACGGCAAATTCACAACCAGGACTTGTCCTTGTCTATGATTGTGGCTATTGATGAGGTCTCCTTGTTCCTTGATACGGAGGTACTGAGCAGTGAAGACCGAAAGGAGAATGCTCTGCAGACAGTGGGCACAGGGGAGCCTTGGTGTGACGTGGTGCTGGCCATTCTGGCAGATGGCACTGTCCTCCCTACCCTGGTTTTCTACCGAGGACAGGTGGATCAGCCTGCTAACGTGCCAGACTCTATCTTGCTAGAGGCGAAGGAGAGTGGCTACAGTGACGATGAGATCATGGAGCTGTGGTCAACCCGAGTGTGGCAAAAACATACGGCTTGCCAGCGCAGCAAAGGCATGCTGGTGATGGACTGCCACCGCACTCACTTATCAGAAGAGGTGCTGGCCATGCTTAGTGCCTCTAGCACTTTGCCTGCGGTCATCCCCGCAGGCTGCAGCTCCAAAATCCAGCCATTAGATGTATGCATCAAGCGGACTGTCAAGAACTTCCTGCACAAAAAGTGGAAGGAGCAGGCTCGGGAAATGGCAGATACTGCGTGTGATTCTGATGTCCTGCTTCAGCTAGTTCTGGTCTGGCTGGCTGAGGTGCTTGGTGTTATCGGGGACTGTCCAGAGCTAGTTCAgcggtccttcctggtggctagCGTTCTGCCTGGCCCTGATGGCAACATGAACTCACCCACACGAAACGCTGACATGCAGGAGGAGCTAATTGCCTCCCTAGAGGAGCAGCTAAAGCTGAGTGGGGAACAGTCCGAGGAACCCTCAGCTTCCACTCCTCGACCCAGGTCATCTCCTGAAGAGACAATTGAGCCTGAAAGCCTTCACCAGCTCTTTGAGGGTGAAAGCGAGACCGAGTCTTTCTATGGCTTTGAAGAAGCTGACCTAGATCTGATGGAGATTTGA
- the POGZ gene encoding pogo transposable element with ZNF domain isoform X5, whose protein sequence is MADTDLFMECEEEELEPWQKISDVIEDSVVEDYNSVDKTTTVSVSQQPVSAPVPIAAHASVAGHLSTSTTVSSSGAQNSDSTKKTLVTLIANNNAGNSLVQQGGQPLILTQNPAPGLGTMVTQPVLRPVQVMQNANHVTSSPVASQPIFITTQGFPVRNVRPVQNAMNQVGIVLNVQQGQTVRPITLVPAPGTQFVKPTVGVPQVFSQMTPVRPGSTMPVRPTTNTFTTVIPATLTIRSTVPQSQSQSTKSTPSTSTTPTATQPTSLGHLAVQPPGQSSQTQNPKLVTSPIPVFDLQDGGRKICPQCNAHFRVTEALRGHMCYCCPEMVEYQKKGKSLDSEPSVPSAAKPPSPEKTAPVASTPSSTPIPALSPPTKVPEPNENVGDAVQTKLIMLVDDFYYGRDGGTVAQLTNFPKVATSFRCPHCTKRLKNNIRFMNHMKHHVELDQQNGEVDGHTICQHCYRQFSTPFQLQCHLENVHSPYESTTKCKICEWAFESEPLFLQHMKDTHKPGEMPYVCQVCQYRSSLYSEVDVHFRMIHEDTRHLLCPYCLKVFKNGSAFQQHYMRHQKRNVYHCNKCRLQFLFAKDKIEHKLQHHKTFRKPKQLEGLKPGTKVTIRASRGQPRTAPVPSSDGPPGSLQEAAPLASSADPLPVFLYPPVQRNVQKRAVRKMSVMGRQTCLECSFEIPDFPNHFPTYVHCSLCRYSTCCSRAYANHMINNHVPRKSPKYLALFKNSVSGSKLACTSCTFVTSVGDAMAKHLVFNPSHRSSSILPRGLTWISHSRHGQTRDRAHDRNLKNLYPPPSFSSNKAATVKSAGVTPAEPEELPAPVAQALPSPASTATPPPTPTHLQTLALPPLAAEEAECLNVDDQDEGSPVTQEPEPASGGGSSSGIGKKEQLSVKKLRVVLFALCCNTEQAAEHFRNPQRRIRRWLRRFQASQGESLEGKYLSLEAEEKLAEWVLTQREQQLPVNEETLFQKATKIGRSLEGGFKISYEWAVRFMLRHHLTPHARRAVAHTLPKDVAENAGLFIEFVQRQIHNQDLSLSMIVAIDEVSLFLDTEVLSSEDRKENALQTVGTGEPWCDVVLAILADGTVLPTLVFYRGQVDQPANVPDSILLEAKESGYSDDEIMELWSTRVWQKHTACQRSKGMLVMDCHRTHLSEEVLAMLSASSTLPAVIPAGCSSKIQPLDVCIKRTVKNFLHKKWKEQAREMADTACDSDVLLQLVLVWLAEVLGVIGDCPELVQRSFLVASVLPGPDGNMNSPTRNADMQEELIASLEEQLKLSGEQSEEPSASTPRPRSSPEETIEPESLHQLFEGESETESFYGFEEADLDLMEI, encoded by the exons CTGGCAATTCTTTGGTGCAACAAGGTGGACAGCCACTCATCCTAACCCAGAATCCAGCCCCAGGTCTCGGTACAATGGTTACTCAACCAGTATTGAGGCCTGTGCAGGTCATGCAGAATGCCAACCATGTGACTAGTTCGCCGGTAGCCTCACAGCCAATATTTATCACTACACAG GGATTTCCTGTAAGAAATGTCCGGCCTGTACAAAATGCAATGAATCAGGTTGGGATTGTGTTGAACGTACAGCAAGGCCAAACGGTTAGACCAATTACACTAGTCCCAG CCCCAGGTACCCAGTTTGTTAAGCCGACAGTTGGCGTCCCACAAGTGTTCTCTCAGATGACCCCTGTGAGGCCAGGCTCCACGATGCCTGTGCGGCCCACCACCAACACCTTCACCACCGTCATCCCAGCCACTCTCACCATTCGAAGCACCGTCCCACAGTCCCAGTCCCAGTCGACCAAGTCCACTCCCAGCACTTCCACCACACCCACTGCCACACAGCCGACCTCACTGGGGCACCTTGCTGTCCAGCCCCCAGGCCAATCCAGCCAGACTCAGAACCCCAAACTAG TGACCTCGCCCATCCCAGTGTTTGATCTCCAGGATGGTGGACGGAAGATATGTCCACAGTGTAATGCTCACTTCCGTGTTACTGAAGCTCTGAGAGGTCACATGTGT tactgttgcccagaaatgGTTGAAtaccagaagaaaggaaaatctctGGATTCAGAACCCAGTGTCCCATCAGCAGCAAAGCCCCCATCCCCTGAGAAAACAGCTCCTGTTGCTTCCACTCCCTCTTCTACACCTATTCCTGCTCTGTCACCACCTACCAAAGTACCAGAGCCAAATGAGAATGTGGGTGATGCTGTCCAGACCAAGCTCATTATGCTAGTAGATGACTTCTACTATGGACGGGATGGTGGCACAGTAGCCCAGCTCACAAACTTCCCTAAGGTCGCCACATCTTTCCGATGCCCACATTGTACCAAAAGGCTAAAAAACAACATTCG ATTTATGAACCATATGAAACATCATGTAGAGCTTGATCAGCAGAATGGTGAGGTGGATGGTCATACTATCTGCCAGCACTGCTATCGTCAGTTTTCCACTCCCTTCCAGCTCCAGTGCCACTTGGAAAATGTTCATAGTCCCTATGAATCAACTA CCAAGTGCAAGATCTGTGAGTGGGCATTTGAGAGTGAGCCCCTGTTTCTCCAGCATATGAAGGATACTCACAAGCCTGGAGAGATGCCTTATGTTTGCCAG GTGTGTCAGTACCGCTCCTCACTCTACTCTGAGGTAGACGTCCACTTCCGGATGATCCATGAGGATACTCGGCACCTGCTCTGCCCTTATTGCTTGAAGGTCTTCAAAAATGGCAGTGCGTTCCAACAGCATTACATGAGGCACCAG aagAGGAATGTTTATCACTGCAACAAATGCCGGCTGCAGTTTCTCTTTGCCAAGGACAAAATTGAACACAAGCTGCAGCACCATAAAACCTTCCGTAAACCCAAGCAGCTGGAAGGTTTGAAACCAGGCACCAAG GTGACAATCCGGGCTTCCCGAGGGCAGCCACGAACTGCTCCTGTACCCTCCAGTGATGGACCTCCTGGCAGCTTGCAGGAAGCAGCACCACTGGCCTCCTCAGCAGACCCTCTGCCCGTCTTCCTTTACCCCCCTGTGCAGCGCAACGTCCAGAAGAGAGCTGTTAGGAAAAT GAGTGTCATGGGCCGGCAGACGTGTCTGGAGTGCAGCTTTGAGATCCCAGACTTCCCCAATCATTTCCCTACTTACGTTCATTGCTCTCTGTGTCGCTATAGTACCTGCTGTTCTCGAGCTTACGCCAACCATATGATCAA CAATCATGTTCCACGGAAGAGCCCCAAGTATTTGGCTTTGTTTAAAAATTCTGTGAG TGGAAGCAAGCTGGCCTGCACTTCATGTACCTTTGTTACCTCTGTGGGAGATGCCATGGCTAAGCATTTGGTATTCAACCCTTCTCATAGATCCAGTAGCATCCTGCCACGGG GACTCACTTGGATATCTCACTCAAG GCATGGCCAGACTCGTGACCGAGCGCACGACCGGAACTTGAAAAACTTgtaccctcctccttccttctcctctaaTAAAGCTGCCACTGTGAAGTCTGCTGGAGTCACCCCAGCTGAGCCTGAAGAGCTGCCAGCTCCCGTGGCCCAGGCACTCCCGTCACCGGCCTCAACTGcaaccccaccacccacccccacgcATCTCCAGACTTTAGCCCTTCCACCCTTGGCTGCAGAGGAGGCCGAATGTCTGAATGTTGATGACCAGGATGAAGGGAGCCCAGTCACCCAGGAGCCTGAGCCAGCATCAGGGGGTGGTAGTAGCAGTGGGATTGGCAAGAAAGAGCAGCTTTCTGTGAAGAAGCTTCGAGTGGTCCTGTTTGCCCTATGCTGCAACACAGAACAGGCAGCTGAACACTTCCGAAACCCCCAGCGACGCATCCGGCGTTGGCTTCGGCGCTTCCAGGCCTCTCAGGGGGAGAGTCTAGAGGGCAAGTATCTGAGCTTAGAGGCAGAAGAGAAACTGGCTGAGTGGGTGCTGACCCAGCGAGAGCAACAGCTACCTGTAAATGAGGAGACCTTGTTCCAGAAAGCCACCAAAATAGGACGTTCCTTGGAGGGGGGATTTAAGATCTCATACGAGTGGGCTGTGCGTTTCATGCTACGGCACCACCTGACTCCCCACGCACGGCGCGCTGTGGCCCACACTCTACCTAAGGATGTGGCAGAGAATGCAGGACTCTTCATTGAATTTGTACAACGGCAAATTCACAACCAGGACTTGTCCTTGTCTATGATTGTGGCTATTGATGAGGTCTCCTTGTTCCTTGATACGGAGGTACTGAGCAGTGAAGACCGAAAGGAGAATGCTCTGCAGACAGTGGGCACAGGGGAGCCTTGGTGTGACGTGGTGCTGGCCATTCTGGCAGATGGCACTGTCCTCCCTACCCTGGTTTTCTACCGAGGACAGGTGGATCAGCCTGCTAACGTGCCAGACTCTATCTTGCTAGAGGCGAAGGAGAGTGGCTACAGTGACGATGAGATCATGGAGCTGTGGTCAACCCGAGTGTGGCAAAAACATACGGCTTGCCAGCGCAGCAAAGGCATGCTGGTGATGGACTGCCACCGCACTCACTTATCAGAAGAGGTGCTGGCCATGCTTAGTGCCTCTAGCACTTTGCCTGCGGTCATCCCCGCAGGCTGCAGCTCCAAAATCCAGCCATTAGATGTATGCATCAAGCGGACTGTCAAGAACTTCCTGCACAAAAAGTGGAAGGAGCAGGCTCGGGAAATGGCAGATACTGCGTGTGATTCTGATGTCCTGCTTCAGCTAGTTCTGGTCTGGCTGGCTGAGGTGCTTGGTGTTATCGGGGACTGTCCAGAGCTAGTTCAgcggtccttcctggtggctagCGTTCTGCCTGGCCCTGATGGCAACATGAACTCACCCACACGAAACGCTGACATGCAGGAGGAGCTAATTGCCTCCCTAGAGGAGCAGCTAAAGCTGAGTGGGGAACAGTCCGAGGAACCCTCAGCTTCCACTCCTCGACCCAGGTCATCTCCTGAAGAGACAATTGAGCCTGAAAGCCTTCACCAGCTCTTTGAGGGTGAAAGCGAGACCGAGTCTTTCTATGGCTTTGAAGAAGCTGACCTAGATCTGATGGAGATTTGA